The following proteins are encoded in a genomic region of Actinomadura sp. NAK00032:
- a CDS encoding restriction endonuclease subunit S, which produces MADVALGEIVTFANGKSRPAEGSAYRTYGANGVIGTSGECNAAPHTTIVGRVGTYCGAVHYSPEPCWVTDNAIIAAPKDGVNPRYVYYLLERLALNRYRIGSGQPLLTHGILKRLTTGRLTRAQQDAAAAVLGALDDKIAVNERIAACADELVRARYASSHATTSIRIGELGELVRANVPPARIGGAENYIALEHMPKRRMWLSAWADASGVTSAKLRFASGDILFGKLRPYFHKAGLAFVDGVASTDILVVRPKEPAHRGWLLAALASDEVIAHASAVGDGTRMPRARWPDIAAFEIPWPGDARVREFQGFVAPLAARVEAATTETRALTALRDALLPRLIP; this is translated from the coding sequence ATGGCTGACGTGGCGCTCGGCGAGATCGTCACTTTCGCGAACGGCAAGTCGCGTCCGGCCGAAGGCTCCGCCTACCGCACCTACGGGGCCAACGGCGTCATCGGCACGTCCGGTGAATGCAACGCCGCCCCGCACACGACCATCGTCGGACGCGTGGGCACCTACTGCGGCGCCGTCCATTACAGCCCGGAACCGTGCTGGGTCACCGACAACGCCATCATCGCGGCGCCGAAGGACGGGGTGAACCCCCGCTACGTCTACTACCTGCTGGAACGGCTCGCTCTCAACCGCTACCGCATCGGCTCGGGGCAGCCCCTCCTCACACACGGGATCCTGAAGCGCCTCACGACCGGACGCCTGACCAGGGCGCAGCAGGACGCGGCGGCGGCCGTCCTCGGCGCCCTGGACGACAAGATCGCGGTCAACGAGCGCATCGCGGCCTGCGCCGACGAACTCGTCCGCGCCCGCTACGCCTCGTCCCACGCCACGACCTCGATACGCATCGGCGAACTCGGAGAGCTCGTCCGGGCGAACGTCCCGCCCGCGCGGATCGGCGGCGCCGAGAACTACATCGCGCTGGAGCACATGCCGAAGCGCCGCATGTGGCTGTCGGCGTGGGCGGACGCGTCCGGCGTCACCAGCGCGAAGCTGCGCTTCGCCTCCGGCGACATCCTGTTCGGCAAGCTGCGGCCCTACTTCCACAAGGCCGGGCTCGCTTTCGTGGACGGCGTCGCCTCGACCGACATCCTCGTCGTCCGCCCGAAGGAGCCCGCGCACCGGGGCTGGCTGCTCGCGGCGCTGGCGAGCGACGAGGTGATCGCGCACGCGTCCGCCGTCGGCGACGGCACCCGGATGCCGCGCGCCCGCTGGCCCGACATCGCCGCGTTCGAGATCCCGTGGCCGGGCGACGCCCGCGTCCGGGAGTTCCAGGGCTTCGTGGCCCCGCTGGCCGCCCGCGTGGAGGCCGCCACGACCGAGACCAGGGCCCTCACCGCGCTCCGCGACGCGCTCCTCCCCCGGCTGATCCCGTGA
- a CDS encoding YbaB/EbfC family nucleoid-associated protein: MRKVLIVMPANDDPDEFLANLDKEAKGKLKKYRQLRTDLAQLEATAVSDDETVTVTVLPGGAVKDIKLSARAMRKQSPELEELLLTTIQQASAQVARQLAERVQESVGDAFDVVGMVNARLPEISLDDDPPRREGR, translated from the coding sequence ATGAGGAAGGTCCTCATCGTCATGCCTGCCAACGACGACCCGGATGAGTTCCTGGCGAATCTGGACAAAGAGGCCAAGGGGAAGCTCAAGAAGTACCGGCAGCTGCGCACCGACCTGGCACAACTCGAGGCCACGGCCGTCTCCGACGACGAGACGGTGACCGTGACCGTCCTGCCCGGCGGCGCGGTCAAGGACATCAAGCTCTCCGCCCGCGCCATGCGCAAGCAGAGCCCGGAGCTCGAAGAGCTGCTGCTCACCACGATCCAGCAGGCGTCCGCGCAGGTCGCGCGGCAGCTGGCCGAGCGCGTCCAGGAATCGGTCGGCGACGCCTTCGACGTGGTGGGCATGGTCAACGCCCGCCTCCCGGAGATCTCCCTCGACGACGACCCCCCGCGCCGGGAGGGCCGATGA
- a CDS encoding ATP-binding protein — MNAPDACSGGLLPPPAPSLELGGPSAWHNGKASSGRLIGEIDLAATPPAVRLARSYVRELVGQHFGADRTELGDLELLTSEAVTGSVLHGRPRRNGTITLSVLHLDRYVRVEVTDGGPAPGSAEDAHLPMRGRGLAVLKALAADFGAHRDRGGTFTFWFGVGVRNEWRLP, encoded by the coding sequence ATGAACGCACCTGACGCGTGCTCGGGGGGACTGCTGCCGCCCCCCGCGCCATCGCTGGAACTCGGGGGCCCGTCCGCCTGGCACAACGGCAAGGCCTCGTCGGGGCGGCTCATCGGGGAGATCGACCTGGCGGCGACGCCGCCGGCCGTGCGGCTCGCCCGGTCCTACGTGCGGGAGCTCGTCGGACAGCACTTCGGCGCCGATCGGACGGAGCTCGGCGACCTCGAACTGCTGACCAGCGAGGCCGTGACCGGGTCGGTGCTGCACGGCCGGCCGCGGCGGAACGGGACGATCACGCTGTCGGTGCTGCACCTGGACCGGTACGTCCGGGTCGAGGTCACCGACGGCGGGCCGGCGCCCGGGAGCGCGGAGGACGCGCACCTGCCGATGCGGGGGCGCGGGCTCGCGGTGCTCAAGGCGCTCGCCGCCGACTTCGGCGCCCACCGGGACCGCGGCGGGACGTTCACGTTCTGGTTCGGGGTGGGCGTGCGGAACGAGTGGCGGCTGCCGTGA
- a CDS encoding bifunctional 2-polyprenyl-6-hydroxyphenol methylase/3-demethylubiquinol 3-O-methyltransferase UbiG, whose translation MEDSAQAIANLTRERWEANAQYWVKVIRERRDRYRTELTDAAVLDAVGPCAGLEILDAGCGEGYLSRALAEMGAEVTGVDAAQGLIDAAASLPSPGATFTRASVDDLPMEDGRYDVVLCNHLFSHVHDPARAIGEFGRVLKSGGRLVLLTLHPCFYVENSEQGAMNSVPAAQYFASRGVDQRFLVDGLESPSLITSWLRPLEYYAGTLRDAGFVIADLREPHPTPEQLRDDPWWRKGFPTAMFMLLIAERR comes from the coding sequence GTGGAGGACTCGGCGCAAGCCATCGCGAATCTGACGCGTGAAAGGTGGGAGGCCAACGCGCAGTACTGGGTCAAGGTCATCAGGGAGCGCCGCGACCGCTACCGGACCGAGCTGACCGACGCGGCCGTCCTCGACGCCGTCGGGCCCTGCGCCGGCCTGGAGATCCTGGACGCGGGGTGCGGCGAGGGCTACCTGTCCCGCGCGCTCGCCGAGATGGGCGCCGAGGTGACCGGCGTGGACGCGGCGCAGGGCCTCATCGACGCGGCGGCGTCCCTCCCGTCCCCCGGCGCGACCTTCACCCGCGCCAGCGTCGACGACCTCCCCATGGAGGACGGCCGGTACGACGTCGTCCTGTGCAACCACCTGTTCAGCCATGTGCACGACCCGGCGCGCGCGATCGGCGAGTTCGGGCGGGTGCTGAAGAGCGGCGGGCGGCTGGTCCTGCTGACGCTGCACCCCTGCTTCTACGTGGAGAACTCCGAGCAGGGCGCGATGAACAGCGTCCCGGCGGCGCAGTACTTCGCGTCCCGCGGCGTCGACCAGCGGTTCCTGGTGGACGGCCTGGAGTCCCCCTCGCTCATCACGAGCTGGCTCCGGCCGCTGGAGTACTACGCTGGAACGCTCCGAGACGCCGGATTCGTCATCGCGGACCTGCGCGAACCGCACCCCACGCCGGAGCAGCTGCGCGACGACCCGTGGTGGCGCAAGGGCTTCCCCACGGCGATGTTCATGCTCCTGATCGCGGAGCGCCGCTAG
- a CDS encoding class I SAM-dependent methyltransferase — protein MDDVPAELAEHPDRLRWNGKYGGAPALSSAHPLAERALALPMPDGAVLDLASGPSGSALLAAGAGRRVTAVDISEVALGRLGAEARRRGVAPLITLVQADLGTWRPPHAYALVLCTGFWDRAVFGRAAGAVLPGGLLGWEAFTEDARLDRPGMPAEWCLAPGEPASLLPAGCTVLDQADVAAARKRRLLARFPG, from the coding sequence ATGGACGACGTGCCCGCCGAACTCGCCGAGCATCCGGACCGGCTCCGGTGGAACGGCAAGTACGGCGGCGCCCCGGCGCTGTCGTCCGCCCATCCGCTGGCGGAGCGGGCGCTGGCGCTGCCGATGCCGGACGGCGCGGTGCTCGACCTGGCGTCGGGGCCGTCCGGCAGCGCGCTGCTGGCCGCCGGGGCCGGACGCCGCGTCACGGCCGTCGACATCTCGGAGGTCGCGCTCGGCCGGCTCGGCGCGGAGGCCCGGCGGCGCGGCGTCGCACCGCTGATCACCCTCGTCCAGGCCGACCTCGGGACGTGGCGGCCGCCGCACGCCTACGCGCTCGTCCTGTGCACGGGGTTCTGGGACCGCGCCGTCTTCGGGCGCGCGGCCGGGGCCGTCCTGCCCGGCGGCCTGCTCGGCTGGGAGGCGTTCACCGAGGACGCCCGCCTCGACCGGCCGGGCATGCCCGCCGAATGGTGCCTCGCGCCCGGCGAGCCCGCCTCGCTGCTGCCGGCCGGCTGCACCGTCCTCGACCAGGCCGACGTCGCGGCCGCCCGCAAGCGCCGCCTCCTCGCCCGCTTCCCCGGCTGA
- a CDS encoding RNA polymerase sigma factor, which produces MTSDPDDAELIARSLDGDQDAFVEVVRRHEGAVGAYLARRAGRETAEDLLGEVWVAAFTSRAAYDRAFTDARPWLVGVAHNMLRRHWRSRRVEEPLADEAGAAPGWDPWAAVDDRVDVRSALRGALAGLRPQQREIVTLVAWEDLTVADAGRAIGVPPGTARRYLHEARMALRNAPEIAALLTEHNSMKGAS; this is translated from the coding sequence ATGACATCTGATCCGGATGACGCGGAGTTGATCGCCCGGTCGCTCGACGGCGACCAGGACGCCTTCGTCGAGGTGGTCCGGCGCCACGAGGGCGCGGTGGGCGCCTACCTCGCGCGGCGGGCCGGCCGGGAGACCGCCGAGGACCTGCTCGGCGAGGTGTGGGTCGCGGCGTTCACGTCCCGCGCGGCCTACGACCGCGCGTTCACCGACGCCCGGCCGTGGCTGGTCGGCGTCGCGCACAACATGCTCCGGCGGCACTGGCGGTCCCGCCGGGTCGAGGAGCCGCTGGCGGACGAGGCCGGCGCGGCGCCGGGCTGGGACCCGTGGGCCGCTGTGGACGACCGCGTCGACGTCAGGTCGGCGCTGCGCGGCGCCCTCGCGGGGCTGCGGCCGCAGCAGCGGGAGATCGTGACCCTGGTCGCCTGGGAGGACCTGACCGTCGCGGACGCGGGCCGGGCGATCGGCGTCCCGCCCGGGACCGCGCGCCGCTACCTGCACGAGGCGCGCATGGCGCTGCGGAACGCCCCGGAGATCGCCGCGCTGCTGACCGAGCACAACTCGATGAAGGGGGCCAGCTGA
- a CDS encoding exodeoxyribonuclease III: MRLATWNVNSVKARLPRLLAWLDETKPDVVCLQEIKCRADQFPSGDVAELGYATAAHGDGRWNGVAVLSRVGIEDVSNGFPGEPVYEGEAEAQAKLTEPVLLAPEARAIGATCGGIRVWSLYAPNGRTPESVHYRYKLEWFAALRDALAAELSAGAPLMATGDYNVAPTDDDVWDPSVFVGSTHVTPAERQALAELRELGLHDVVPTPMKGPHPYTYWDYRAGAFHKNLGMRIDLVYGNDAFAERVRSAYVDREARKGKGPSDHAPIVVDLD; encoded by the coding sequence ATGCGCCTCGCGACGTGGAACGTCAACTCGGTGAAGGCCCGGCTGCCGCGCCTTCTGGCCTGGCTGGACGAGACGAAGCCCGACGTCGTCTGCCTGCAGGAGATCAAGTGCCGCGCGGACCAGTTCCCGTCCGGCGACGTCGCGGAGCTCGGCTATGCCACCGCCGCGCACGGCGACGGCCGGTGGAACGGCGTCGCGGTCCTTTCACGGGTCGGCATTGAGGACGTCTCCAACGGATTTCCCGGCGAGCCCGTATATGAGGGTGAAGCCGAGGCGCAGGCGAAGCTGACGGAGCCCGTCCTCCTCGCCCCGGAGGCCCGCGCGATCGGCGCCACGTGCGGCGGTATAAGGGTCTGGTCGCTGTACGCGCCGAACGGCCGCACCCCCGAGTCGGTCCACTACCGCTACAAGCTCGAATGGTTCGCGGCCCTCCGCGACGCGCTGGCCGCCGAACTGTCGGCGGGGGCGCCGCTGATGGCGACCGGCGACTACAACGTGGCCCCCACCGACGACGACGTCTGGGACCCGTCCGTCTTCGTCGGCTCCACCCATGTCACCCCCGCCGAACGGCAGGCCCTGGCCGAACTCCGCGAGCTGGGCCTCCACGACGTCGTCCCCACCCCGATGAAGGGCCCGCACCCCTATACCTACTGGGACTACCGGGCCGGCGCCTTCCACAAGAACCTCGGTATGCGCATCGACCTCGTGTACGGGAACGACGCTTTCGCCGAGCGGGTCAGGTCCGCCTATGTCGACCGGGAGGCGCGCAAGGGGAAGGGGCCGTCCGACCACGCCCCGATCGTCGTCGACCTGGACTGA
- a CDS encoding FKBP-type peptidyl-prolyl cis-trans isomerase: protein MSEDDKPRGKPAVKAKAKIPNAQSIRSPEFTPHGISAGRGSGLNRPSAPSALTAKQARKRRMMMIAGIVVAALAISGGVYWWVNRPDPVIEVTGKFAAEPKVEIPTKLAPATSVKITNPIKGGGRAVAAGDTVYVQFATYKWAKDKDDENSRVKSTSEKVSSTYEQQAQQPSGPRPLVIGKSGLKEIDKNLVGQKVGSRVVLQLPPSKDLSQLSPQQITDKDAVVFVMDIQAAVPKDPKPEGTAKKLDDKKLPKVEDQGAKEPKITVPDADAPDKLQVETLVEGTGPALAKGDDAVVNYVGKIWKSGDKFDSSWDNKQPATFPIGTGATIPGFDKGLTGAKVGSRVLLVLPPAEGYGKQGSPPKIKGTDTLVFVVDILAKIQK from the coding sequence ATGTCCGAGGATGACAAGCCCCGGGGCAAGCCGGCGGTCAAGGCGAAGGCGAAGATCCCGAACGCCCAGAGCATCCGCAGTCCCGAGTTCACCCCGCACGGCATCAGCGCCGGGCGGGGCAGCGGGCTGAACCGGCCGTCCGCCCCGTCCGCGCTGACCGCCAAGCAGGCGCGCAAGCGGCGGATGATGATGATCGCCGGGATCGTGGTGGCCGCACTGGCGATCTCCGGCGGCGTGTACTGGTGGGTCAACCGGCCCGACCCGGTGATCGAGGTGACCGGCAAGTTCGCCGCCGAGCCCAAGGTCGAGATCCCCACCAAGCTCGCGCCGGCGACCAGCGTGAAGATCACCAACCCGATCAAGGGCGGCGGCCGCGCGGTCGCCGCCGGCGACACGGTGTACGTCCAGTTCGCGACCTACAAGTGGGCCAAGGACAAGGACGACGAGAACTCGCGCGTCAAGAGCACCAGCGAGAAGGTCAGCTCCACCTACGAGCAGCAGGCCCAGCAGCCGAGCGGCCCGCGGCCCCTCGTCATCGGCAAGAGCGGCCTGAAGGAGATCGACAAGAACCTGGTCGGCCAGAAGGTCGGCAGCCGGGTCGTGCTCCAGCTCCCGCCGTCCAAGGACCTCAGCCAGCTGAGCCCGCAGCAGATCACCGACAAGGACGCGGTGGTGTTCGTCATGGACATCCAGGCCGCCGTCCCGAAGGACCCGAAGCCCGAGGGCACCGCGAAGAAGCTGGACGACAAGAAGCTGCCGAAGGTCGAGGACCAGGGCGCCAAGGAGCCCAAGATCACGGTCCCGGACGCCGACGCGCCGGACAAGCTCCAGGTCGAGACGCTCGTCGAGGGCACCGGCCCGGCGCTCGCCAAGGGCGACGACGCGGTGGTGAACTACGTCGGCAAGATCTGGAAGAGCGGCGACAAGTTCGACTCCAGCTGGGACAACAAGCAGCCCGCGACCTTCCCGATCGGCACCGGGGCGACCATCCCCGGCTTCGACAAGGGTCTCACCGGCGCGAAGGTCGGCAGCCGCGTGCTGCTCGTGCTGCCGCCGGCGGAGGGCTACGGCAAGCAGGGCAGCCCGCCCAAGATCAAGGGCACCGACACCCTGGTGTTCGTCGTGGACATCCTCGCCAAGATCCAGAAGTAG
- a CDS encoding transglycosylase domain-containing protein — protein MSDSEKVPEGDASTGAAEVDPHGTEAGAPADQDGPSTATLTAEAEESAGAAEFTGEDGISQNGDKAPKSGDSGDETGESPAAERDPERGPEAAPEAAPEEGGETARDEPGDLADEPDDLAADSASAGVEAPAGGDTKGMPAASSKHAGPPPPGSDGGGGGGDGSGGGRGGRGPRKPRSRKARILRRTVFLLLGFIGFCVAAFGVAYLLTPVPSPQEKAIAQGPTFYYADGKTVIAKTGINRDAVKLDRIPESTRNAVIAAENGSFYDDPGVSVQGTTRAFWSTVTGQQLQGGSTITQQMVRNYYGGIGKERSVTRKLKEIMVALKVDREKSKDWILEQYLNTIYFGRNAYGVQAAAHAYYGKDVSQLTPGEGAYLAAAIQQPSNFADPTGAQRTAAEQRWRSVLGNMARDGYLTSADAAAMEFPTPVKQKITDVLKGQKGYMVNVAKKELTERRGYSEDELNRSGLKITTTFDKRLMDAMKRAVNQNAPDGMSKKIRTGAVSVDPATGQVLAFYGGRGYLEEALSSAFGDWAQAGSGFKPIALAAALEDGRSLSSTYDGSSPQTFAGSSIHNDSNQSFGTVNLVTATQNSINTAYVNLGQDIGTEKIAEMAEKMGIPASQMTKAQRSAPTFPLGIVSLHPVQQAGVFSTFASEGVYRAPFVVKSVTDNDDHKRTFTEKGKRALGEQNARDATYAMQKVVQGGTGTGAQLPDGRDVAGKTGTTDKGKAIWFNGFIPQMATSVAMFRSDGKPLNIPGYGAYGGQLPAQIWRTYMTDAVDIKDYEPKSFGSPSMRPGTGNGLPTRPSGPGEPQPPRTTGPSEPEPPTEVPDIPTPPTGLPTIIQPPDGGGGGNGGGDGDTGGGGDGGGDGGGDNGGDGGTGDGGGGGGGRIGG, from the coding sequence GTGAGCGACAGCGAAAAGGTCCCGGAGGGCGACGCGTCCACCGGGGCCGCCGAGGTGGACCCGCACGGCACCGAGGCCGGGGCACCGGCCGACCAGGACGGTCCGTCGACCGCCACGCTGACCGCGGAGGCCGAGGAATCCGCCGGGGCCGCCGAATTCACCGGCGAGGACGGCATATCTCAGAACGGCGACAAGGCCCCTAAATCGGGCGACTCCGGCGACGAGACGGGCGAATCACCGGCCGCGGAGCGCGACCCCGAACGCGGCCCCGAAGCCGCTCCGGAAGCCGCTCCGGAAGAGGGCGGCGAAACGGCGCGCGACGAACCAGGTGATCTAGCCGACGAACCGGACGATCTCGCGGCCGATTCGGCGTCCGCCGGTGTCGAAGCGCCGGCCGGCGGTGATACCAAGGGCATGCCCGCCGCCTCGTCCAAGCACGCAGGACCGCCGCCGCCCGGAAGCGACGGCGGCGGAGGCGGCGGCGACGGGAGCGGCGGGGGCCGCGGCGGCCGGGGCCCGCGCAAGCCGCGCAGCCGCAAGGCCCGCATCCTGCGCCGGACGGTGTTCCTGCTGCTCGGGTTCATCGGGTTCTGCGTCGCCGCGTTCGGTGTCGCCTACCTGCTCACCCCCGTCCCGTCCCCGCAGGAGAAGGCGATCGCGCAGGGCCCGACGTTCTACTACGCCGACGGCAAGACCGTGATCGCCAAGACCGGCATCAACCGGGACGCGGTCAAGCTCGACCGGATCCCGGAGAGCACCCGCAACGCGGTCATCGCGGCGGAGAACGGCAGCTTCTACGACGACCCGGGCGTCTCGGTGCAGGGCACCACGCGGGCGTTCTGGTCGACCGTGACCGGGCAGCAGTTGCAGGGCGGGTCCACGATCACGCAGCAGATGGTCCGCAACTACTACGGCGGCATCGGCAAGGAGCGCTCGGTCACCCGCAAGCTCAAGGAGATCATGGTCGCGCTGAAGGTCGACCGGGAGAAGTCCAAGGACTGGATCCTGGAGCAGTACCTCAACACGATCTACTTCGGCCGCAACGCCTACGGGGTGCAGGCCGCCGCGCACGCCTACTACGGCAAGGACGTCTCCCAGCTGACGCCCGGCGAGGGCGCCTACCTCGCCGCCGCGATCCAGCAGCCGAGCAACTTCGCCGACCCGACCGGCGCCCAGCGCACCGCCGCCGAGCAGCGGTGGCGCTCCGTCCTCGGCAACATGGCGCGGGACGGGTACCTGACGTCCGCCGACGCCGCCGCGATGGAGTTCCCGACGCCGGTCAAGCAGAAGATCACCGACGTCCTCAAGGGCCAGAAGGGCTACATGGTCAACGTGGCCAAGAAGGAGCTCACCGAGCGCCGCGGCTACAGCGAGGACGAGCTCAACCGCAGCGGGCTGAAGATCACCACGACGTTCGACAAGCGGCTGATGGACGCGATGAAGCGGGCCGTCAACCAGAACGCCCCCGACGGGATGAGCAAGAAGATCCGCACCGGGGCGGTGTCGGTCGACCCGGCCACCGGGCAGGTGCTCGCCTTCTACGGCGGCCGCGGCTACCTGGAGGAGGCGCTGAGCAGCGCGTTCGGCGACTGGGCGCAGGCCGGGTCCGGGTTCAAGCCGATCGCGCTGGCCGCCGCGCTGGAGGACGGCCGGTCGCTCAGCTCCACCTACGACGGCAGCTCACCGCAGACGTTCGCCGGGTCGTCCATCCATAACGACAGCAACCAGAGCTTCGGGACGGTGAACCTCGTCACCGCCACCCAGAACTCGATCAACACCGCCTACGTCAACCTCGGCCAGGACATCGGCACCGAGAAGATCGCCGAGATGGCCGAGAAGATGGGCATCCCGGCGAGCCAGATGACCAAGGCGCAGCGCAGCGCGCCCACGTTCCCGCTCGGCATCGTGTCGCTGCACCCCGTCCAGCAGGCGGGCGTGTTCTCGACGTTCGCGTCCGAGGGCGTGTACCGGGCGCCGTTCGTGGTGAAGTCGGTCACCGACAACGACGACCACAAGCGCACGTTCACCGAGAAGGGCAAGCGGGCGCTCGGCGAGCAGAACGCGCGGGACGCGACGTACGCGATGCAGAAGGTCGTCCAGGGCGGCACCGGGACGGGCGCCCAGCTGCCCGACGGCCGCGACGTCGCGGGCAAGACCGGCACGACCGACAAGGGCAAGGCGATCTGGTTCAACGGGTTCATCCCGCAGATGGCGACGTCGGTCGCGATGTTCCGCAGCGACGGCAAGCCGCTGAACATCCCCGGCTACGGCGCGTACGGCGGGCAGCTGCCCGCGCAGATCTGGCGCACCTACATGACCGACGCCGTCGACATCAAGGACTACGAGCCCAAGTCGTTCGGGTCGCCGTCGATGCGGCCCGGCACCGGCAACGGCCTGCCGACGCGGCCGAGCGGCCCCGGCGAACCGCAGCCGCCCCGCACCACCGGCCCGTCCGAGCCGGAGCCGCCCACGGAGGTGCCGGACATCCCGACCCCGCCGACCGGGCTGCCGACCATCATCCAGCCCCCGGACGGCGGGGGCGGCGGCAACGGCGGCGGTGACGGCGACACCGGCGGAGGCGGTGACGGCGGTGGCGACGGCGGCGGAGACAACGGAGGCGACGGCGGTACCGGCGACGGCGGGGGCGGCGGCGGGGGCCGCATCGGCGGCTGA
- a CDS encoding aminotransferase class V-fold PLP-dependent enzyme, protein MPTLLARSPITPAETRTEGVRVRRIPNVIGADVPVPLRDGRRVPYANLDYAASAPCLEAVQDAVTRALPYYSSVHRGAGYASQVTTGAYEEARETVRSFLGAWRRSAVVFTRNTTDSMNLLAHAVPAGTSVVVFESEHHASLLPWKRAVRLPAPATPAEAITAADRALRSCPVGPRLLVVTAASNVTGELWPVEELARVAHRNGARIAVDAAQLVPHRPLDMTALGLDYAAFSGHKLYAPFGAGVLAGRADWLRAADPYLKGGGASASVGATTRWAASAEQRHEAGSPNVLGAIALAAACETLSASFPDLAAREEALVGRLREGLAAIPSVRELSLWGGRAPRVGIVSFTVDRWNARDVALTLSEEHGIGVRDGKFCAHPFVRHLAGGDAAAVRASIGIGTSEEHIDRLLAALAGLATR, encoded by the coding sequence ATGCCCACGCTGCTCGCCCGCTCCCCCATCACGCCCGCTGAGACGCGCACCGAGGGGGTCCGGGTTCGCCGGATCCCTAACGTGATCGGGGCGGACGTCCCGGTGCCGCTGCGCGACGGCCGCCGCGTCCCCTACGCCAACCTCGACTACGCCGCCAGCGCACCCTGTCTTGAGGCGGTGCAGGACGCGGTCACCCGCGCGCTGCCGTACTACAGCAGCGTGCACCGCGGCGCGGGCTACGCGTCCCAGGTCACGACCGGCGCGTATGAGGAGGCCCGCGAGACCGTCCGCTCGTTCCTCGGCGCCTGGCGCCGCTCCGCCGTCGTGTTCACCCGCAACACCACCGACTCCATGAACCTGCTCGCGCACGCCGTCCCCGCCGGGACGAGCGTCGTGGTCTTCGAGTCCGAGCACCACGCCTCCCTGCTGCCGTGGAAGCGCGCCGTGCGGCTTCCCGCGCCCGCGACCCCGGCCGAGGCCATCACCGCCGCCGACCGGGCGCTGCGGTCGTGCCCGGTCGGGCCGCGGCTGCTCGTCGTCACCGCCGCGTCCAACGTCACCGGCGAGCTGTGGCCGGTCGAGGAGCTGGCGCGGGTCGCGCACCGCAACGGCGCCCGCATCGCGGTGGACGCGGCGCAGCTCGTCCCGCACCGGCCGCTCGACATGACCGCGCTCGGCCTGGACTACGCCGCGTTCTCCGGCCACAAGCTGTACGCGCCGTTCGGCGCCGGCGTGCTCGCCGGGCGCGCCGACTGGCTGCGCGCCGCCGACCCCTACCTGAAGGGCGGCGGCGCGAGCGCGTCGGTCGGCGCGACGACGCGGTGGGCGGCGTCCGCCGAGCAGCGGCACGAGGCGGGGTCGCCGAACGTCCTCGGCGCGATCGCGCTGGCCGCCGCGTGCGAGACGCTCTCCGCGTCCTTCCCCGACCTCGCCGCGCGGGAGGAGGCGCTCGTCGGACGGCTCCGGGAAGGGCTCGCGGCGATCCCGTCCGTCCGGGAGCTGAGCCTGTGGGGCGGGCGGGCGCCGCGCGTCGGGATCGTGTCGTTCACCGTGGACCGGTGGAACGCGCGCGACGTGGCGCTTACGCTGTCGGAGGAGCACGGCATCGGCGTCCGGGACGGGAAGTTCTGCGCCCACCCCTTCGTCCGGCACCTCGCTGGCGGGGACGCCGCCGCCGTGCGCGCCAGCATCGGCATCGGGACGAGCGAGGAGCACATCGACCGGCTGCTCGCCGCCCTCGCCGGGCTGGCGACGCGCTGA